The DNA segment taaattgagtttaaattagtAATTTAAGTCAAATCTAAACTGCAAATTTACAATTGGGACTGTTAGATAGTTGTGAGTATATTTACCAGGAATTTTTATGGTAGCTATTAAAATATCATTTAAAGATAATCAATTGAAATATGAGCTctaaagtttatttttttatttgactcaaaaatattgtgttttatatttttcttaaagCTCATTATAGTTATTTTTACCTTTTTTCAATTTAACCCCTAACTGCCCAAGACTAATAAAGATAAAATTGAAAAAGTAGTAACATCCTTTATATGACACAAGATTAAGGTTCAAATCACACACAGGAAGCTCTCTGTTTCCTCTCATGGCACAAAATTAAACTTCAcgttaattttttatttacatcCCACAATAAAAAATATAGCACAAGTTTTAATGCCTTCCGGTGAAGAAACATTATTTACCATTATAATATTACACCcatatacatataattaatttCAAACTTCATAACCTATTTCTCTCTCTCCATTTGCACATGCTCCTCATACTTCCCTCGTTCATCTCTGCCCTCTACCAACCATCTCTCtaagtatatatatacccatgacATGTCTAGAATACGTATCGTAGTGGGATAAATTATGTAGGGAAAACTTTTATCTTTTATCAttaactcaaaatatgaataaaaatatatgagatcatatatttaataaatagatCATATCATATATTTTGTATTCAAGATTCATAATAAGTTATATTTAGATAAGAAAAATCTTAATATAAGATCAATATATTAGGAATTTAGGTATGTAGATATtaaaaaataggaaaaaaaaagaaaaggaaagaaagccaGAAAGCTTACCATATTCACCTTGCCAACCCCACCATCACGAGACTAACGTGCCCCCCCCCATTTTTTCTTTTCACATATATAACACCAACCTCGCCACCTTTCTCTTTTGCTAGTTCCCTTGTTTCTTCTTCTCTCAAACCCTGGCTATATATCTATATCATTCCTTGTAAATTCCCTGATGGCTGATCCTCAATGTGATGACGCATCTGACACTCGAAGGAAGGGCATCGGTAAGCGTGGTTCCTCCATGCCGGTCGAGTCCCAGTCGGTTGCTGAACCGACACCGGTTCCATCTGTGGCTCCATGCGGTGCATGCAAGTTCTTGAGGAGGAAATGCATTAGTGGGTGCATTTTTGCACCCCACTTTGGTTCAGACCAGGGTGCAGCCCGGTTTGCAGCAGTGCATAAGGTCTTCGGTGCTAGTAATGTGTCCAAGCTGTTGCTGCACATTCCGATGAACCGGAGGCATGAAGCTGTTGTTACAATATCTTATGAGGCTCAGGCAAGGTTATCCGATCCAGTTTATGGTTGTGTATCCACCATACTTGCTTTGCAACAACAGGTTCATTAATTTGATTTGTTCTTCATCTTATATACTTGGTATTTTGCTGTTCTTGGTGCAGATACAGAATTTTATATGTAGCAAGCTAGCAGGAGATGActacttctttcttttctttttcttgattcTTCTTTATTCCAACTTTATAAAAGATTAGGCAACAGAATGGCATTGTATCTTATATATTATTACGTGGGCAAGCTTGATTTTAAGCGAATAGGACATTTCTGGCTGATGATCACGTGATTTAggatgctatatttcagtctcaACCATAGTGCTCTTTGTTGCTTTTTGGAGGAGAGAAACAAATTTAATTAACATAGAGAACGTTAAAgatgaaaaatataaataaaatttcctGATTTTTTCATCCATTTACTTTCCCTATCTCGAGTTCGAAACTCACTTATCATATCTTAGGTGGACAATACATAAACCCTATTCTAAATCTCCAGTGGTCTATAACTCTCTCTGGCTTTAAAATGAGAATACCCATTACcttaaagtgaaaaaaaaaaaaatttcttttcaATCGAGAGAGACAATTTCACATAGTTATTCTTTCACTTTTCTCTTGTTACGGACCATACATATAACttgttattaattaattaaatataattgcaGGTCGCATCTTTGCAAGCTGAGCTTGCAATGGTCCAAAGTCAACTAATAAACAGTAGGTTTGCAATGGCAAATTTTCTGCAAAACCCACAACAGCAGCAGCAACAGCATCAACAACAGCAGCAAGTGGCAATGCTTCAACCTGCCTACTCTAACAACTCTTCAGCTTCTACAAACCTCATCCACATGAGCAGTTTCACCTCCAACTTTGACATTGTCACTGACACTGCTCCATCTTCTCATAGCTTGGAGCCTCTCCAGCTTTCCCGACCATCCCATGATGAGGAAGATGATGAGGAAGAGAGTCAGATTCCAGGCATTTTTGTGGATGAAATACTTCAACAGAGATGAAGTTTAAGATTTCCACCCCTGAAAATTTATCTTCACAGATAGTTTTCCTGCTCTTATGTAATGCAATATACTATCATATAagatattatataaatataaatatacatcAGCTGATTGATAGTACTGTTTTTATGAGGGATGTCCTGCATGATTTCCATAATACACACATACACACATCATTTCATATACATATACAATAAGAGTTAACTATTTCATATccttgaattttgataattttaataattattaagtctttgtgattttaaatttaaattatgatgatatctttgaatttttatttttattttcttgactcattatttttttctatttctaatttttattatcattttctttaattatttgatttagtttataaagtaaaatttttCTCTTCTTAAAAGATTATTGATTTtgtttaaatattggattttcaaataaaataatgaaattaaatttacataaaattaataacaaaattttaagtctatttaaaatatgaattttttaattaatgcatcatataataaacaaaataaaaatgctGCAATGTTATAGTCTGAATTTAAAACCACAGAGGATCCACTAGGATTTATTGTCCAACCTCTAGAGGAATAAAGTATTAGCATCTTTTATATTTttcagaaaatttttgaattattattttattattggagaatattctttaattaattagagATGTAacattcatataaaaattaaaatgatattagtttttaaaataattaattttatctatttgaaGGAAAGGAGATATTAGTTTTGCCTAAATTACTCTATTACTTatagtatttataattatattttttattatttaatttaattttaaaatctatataaatttaaaatttaattgtctatataattttaaaatttatataaatctaaaatttttaatcctaCTTGCATTTAAATtatacttaattaaaattttattataatataaattaatttataaatcctATGTAAATACCACTACATTTAttccaatatataataaatttatataaatgtagaatttttaataatatataattatgtatataaaaaaattatatatatgagataaaaatttaaatagataaatatatactatttaaaaattaataattaagatatataaaattagtataattaataaCATGATTAGAATTTATAATactgatttttttattttaaaatgattcatcgttaaaaatttaaaaattctaatgtgtgtaaatataaaaaaatatataatatatttttttatttttttaatattataatcttATAAATAGTAAacacatataaaaaaaattaaaaataaatacttTGAATATaaaatcattattttaatttaataaatttatatttaaatataaaactatttgatattttaaatttaaaataaaataaatttcatatggATACAGGTACTATATTATTtaatagaataattatttatttgaattaataatttcatttattgaaatatgatatccatttaaaaaatatttataaaaaatttaatttaaaaatatgttttaagttaattaaaagtaTTTTACTATAAATTGAATAATTGTCATTAACTATTCTATTATCATTAATCTTTAACTTTTCATATAAAAaggtaattttaattattaatttactatttataaataatttattagtattaatatatttaacaattttattttaacagtttttcttcatattaaaaaaaataaaaatttt comes from the Hevea brasiliensis isolate MT/VB/25A 57/8 chromosome 5, ASM3005281v1, whole genome shotgun sequence genome and includes:
- the LOC110655692 gene encoding LOB domain-containing protein 20-like, which translates into the protein MADPQCDDASDTRRKGIGKRGSSMPVESQSVAEPTPVPSVAPCGACKFLRRKCISGCIFAPHFGSDQGAARFAAVHKVFGASNVSKLLLHIPMNRRHEAVVTISYEAQARLSDPVYGCVSTILALQQQVASLQAELAMVQSQLINSRFAMANFLQNPQQQQQQHQQQQQVAMLQPAYSNNSSASTNLIHMSSFTSNFDIVTDTAPSSHSLEPLQLSRPSHDEEDDEEESQIPGIFVDEILQQR